In Bacillus sp. NP247, one DNA window encodes the following:
- a CDS encoding TetR/AcrR family transcriptional regulator produces the protein MGKLTAREKVMEAATLLFGEKGYTAATIREVAEKAGVSELTIFRNFKNKENLFRESIILRTTPVALLEEIEEQFTGNLHKDLTKVAETYIQINLPKLNYIWAALIESRQNSEMKTLLDELNSHLVDHLETYLKQLGEKGHISSCNYHLIANMFYGQLFLYIMNVSIAEEEIQIEEYIETCVNLFMNGILNKENE, from the coding sequence ATGGGGAAATTAACAGCAAGAGAAAAAGTTATGGAAGCTGCTACTTTATTATTCGGTGAAAAGGGGTATACAGCGGCAACAATTCGTGAAGTGGCGGAAAAAGCAGGGGTTAGCGAATTAACAATATTCCGTAACTTTAAAAATAAGGAAAACCTATTTAGAGAGAGTATTATTTTACGTACGACACCAGTGGCCTTGTTAGAGGAAATAGAAGAGCAATTTACTGGTAATTTACATAAGGACCTTACGAAAGTAGCAGAAACATATATTCAAATCAATTTGCCGAAGCTAAATTATATTTGGGCTGCGTTAATAGAATCAAGACAAAATAGTGAAATGAAAACATTACTGGATGAGTTGAATTCACATTTGGTGGATCATTTAGAAACTTATTTAAAGCAACTTGGAGAGAAGGGGCATATTTCCTCATGTAACTACCATTTAATAGCGAATATGTTTTACGGACAACTGTTTTTATACATTATGAATGTTAGTATAGCGGAAGAAGAAATTCAGATAGAAGAGTATATAGAGACTTGTGTAAATTTATTTATGAATGGGATCTTAAATAAAGAAAACGAATAG
- a CDS encoding sigma-70 family RNA polymerase sigma factor — translation MDEVELKEWLYKMESGDQEAFQVIYELTSKDIYRTVLFLLGNQHQDVDDIVNEVYIKMWKSVTNYDMNRSFRFWLHGIVVKQVQDWRRKSWRRFRIFEKKKMYEQDRSYIMDEGILHKETRNELVEVVQKLSYKHREVVIMRYFHEYSLDEIAMLLQIPVGTVKSRLHTALKQLRTEMEHMPEIREGEVNGF, via the coding sequence TTGGATGAAGTAGAATTAAAAGAATGGCTGTATAAAATGGAGTCAGGGGACCAAGAAGCCTTTCAAGTTATTTATGAATTAACAAGTAAAGATATTTATAGAACAGTATTATTTTTATTAGGGAATCAACACCAAGATGTAGACGATATAGTTAATGAGGTATACATCAAAATGTGGAAGTCAGTAACGAATTATGATATGAACCGTTCATTTCGTTTTTGGTTACATGGTATCGTTGTAAAACAAGTGCAAGATTGGCGTCGTAAATCGTGGCGGCGATTTCGAATCTTTGAAAAGAAGAAAATGTATGAGCAAGACCGGTCATATATAATGGATGAGGGCATTTTACATAAAGAAACACGTAATGAACTAGTAGAAGTTGTACAAAAATTATCGTATAAGCATCGTGAAGTCGTTATTATGCGTTACTTCCATGAATATAGCCTGGACGAAATTGCAATGCTTCTTCAAATCCCTGTTGGCACAGTGAAATCTCGATTACATACAGCGTTAAAACAATTAAGAACAGAAATGGAACATATGCCAGAAATAAGGGAGGGAGAAGTAAATGGATTTTGA
- the tnpB gene encoding IS66 family insertion sequence element accessory protein TnpB: protein MNLLINKLSEITIEKVYLAPGATDLRKSIDGLATVVKEEFEI, encoded by the coding sequence ATGAATTTACTAATAAATAAGCTGTCAGAAATCACAATAGAAAAAGTATATCTTGCACCAGGGGCAACAGATTTACGTAAATCAATTGATGGACTAGCGACTGTTGTAAAAGAAGAATTTGAAATTTAA